Proteins encoded in a region of the Paenibacillus sp. W2I17 genome:
- a CDS encoding SPOR domain-containing protein, whose product MSNARMTFRFGDHESDKPENKRISASSPLVTLSEELPHNQPLTPKQMDTTPSWTPEDIPGDWGETVLTSSTVPEPDERVSHDSNLNLDEAHYFGNRTAYGYVNHTDNPEEERRDLSNTHDDQGHDWLADSENYSYKRNRPPRGWKMIGSVTGALVTGALFGMVILSFFNKEGAVKPGDLLPVNQAVSTVTGQEGAAGTEQQVQTAATGSTYYALQYGVFSSPERAEQAKLELAQAGIAAGSDPEDGNRVYAGISADREEAKLLSSRLKAQGVELYVKEIVNPEVNPAIFGGKQEDVQLFFTNSSALVEQLSTLSIQQLGQSAPAAVSTETMTAIQNKHESWLTGLNSLTPGLTADVQPIIGGMEKSMNSAITAIAEYNKNPDDVHMWSVQSDLMEYVLQQKKWLEAIKQ is encoded by the coding sequence GTGAGCAATGCTAGAATGACGTTTCGCTTCGGGGATCATGAGTCGGACAAGCCTGAAAACAAGAGGATATCCGCGTCCAGTCCATTGGTGACGTTAAGTGAAGAATTACCGCATAATCAACCGCTAACGCCTAAGCAGATGGATACAACCCCATCATGGACGCCTGAGGATATCCCCGGAGACTGGGGAGAGACGGTGCTGACAAGCTCTACTGTACCTGAACCTGACGAGCGGGTGAGCCATGATTCGAACTTGAACTTGGATGAGGCCCATTATTTTGGGAACCGTACCGCTTACGGTTATGTTAATCACACCGATAATCCGGAGGAAGAGCGTCGTGATCTGTCCAATACCCATGATGATCAAGGCCACGACTGGCTTGCAGATTCGGAGAACTATTCCTATAAACGCAATCGCCCTCCAAGGGGATGGAAAATGATTGGTTCTGTCACTGGGGCACTTGTTACCGGAGCGCTTTTCGGCATGGTTATTCTTTCATTTTTCAATAAAGAAGGAGCCGTCAAGCCAGGCGACCTTCTTCCCGTCAATCAGGCAGTTTCCACTGTGACGGGTCAGGAGGGGGCTGCAGGTACAGAACAGCAGGTTCAGACAGCGGCGACTGGCAGCACGTATTATGCACTTCAATACGGCGTGTTCAGTTCTCCAGAACGAGCTGAGCAGGCCAAGCTTGAGCTGGCTCAGGCAGGTATAGCCGCAGGTTCTGATCCTGAAGATGGCAATCGAGTATATGCAGGCATTTCGGCTGATCGTGAAGAGGCCAAGCTACTTAGCTCCAGGTTAAAAGCCCAGGGAGTTGAACTGTACGTCAAGGAGATCGTGAACCCTGAGGTCAATCCGGCTATATTCGGTGGCAAGCAAGAGGATGTGCAGCTTTTCTTCACAAACAGTTCTGCGCTGGTTGAACAATTATCTACCTTGTCCATTCAGCAGCTGGGACAGTCTGCTCCGGCAGCAGTCTCTACGGAAACGATGACCGCAATTCAGAATAAGCACGAGTCATGGCTGACGGGATTGAATAGTCTTACACCTGGCCTGACCGCAGATGTACAACCTATTATTGGTGGAATGGAGAAATCAATGAACAGTGCAATTACGGCTATCGCGGAGTACAACAAAAACCCGGATGATGTGCACATGTGGTCCGTGCAGTCCGATCTGATGGAATATGTACTGCAGCAGAAAAAATGGCTCGAAGCGATAAAGCAGTAA
- a CDS encoding DUF4321 domain-containing protein has protein sequence MKKNFGMLLLFLLLGWMAGAWIAKALQPVKAVAFLTKATTIRWSPQADLDIISYDISLQFQMSLLSLIGMIAAVWLYRRL, from the coding sequence ATGAAAAAAAACTTCGGCATGTTATTGCTGTTTCTGCTGCTTGGCTGGATGGCCGGAGCGTGGATCGCCAAGGCACTGCAGCCTGTAAAGGCAGTAGCCTTTCTTACGAAAGCCACGACCATACGTTGGTCGCCGCAGGCTGATCTGGATATTATCAGTTATGATATTTCACTTCAATTTCAAATGAGCCTTCTGAGTCTGATCGGTATGATTGCCGCTGTGTGGCTGTATCGCAGACTGTAG
- a CDS encoding nucleoside triphosphate pyrophosphatase encodes MDNTQQRPIILASTSPRRKELIASLHLAFDVIPSHANEDTPPEWTPEQTVQELALRKALAVYRGLEGREQEAIIVGSDTVVVLDGEILGKPVDEADAERMLSRLQGRVHRVFTGVACIDAGNGQSLVHYRQTDVTMKELSDATIRAYVQTGEPLDKAGSYAIQGIGASLIDRIEGCYFNVVGLPLSLLSDMLDGFGVHVLPRT; translated from the coding sequence TTGGATAACACACAACAGCGCCCTATTATTCTGGCCTCCACTTCGCCTCGGCGCAAAGAACTGATCGCATCACTCCACCTAGCGTTTGATGTAATACCAAGTCATGCCAATGAAGATACACCACCAGAGTGGACACCTGAACAGACGGTACAGGAGCTTGCTTTGCGCAAGGCGCTTGCCGTGTATCGCGGGCTTGAAGGCCGCGAGCAGGAAGCCATTATTGTTGGTAGTGACACCGTTGTTGTTCTGGATGGTGAGATTCTAGGCAAACCTGTAGACGAAGCGGATGCTGAACGTATGTTATCCCGGCTGCAGGGCCGCGTACATCGGGTGTTTACGGGTGTCGCTTGTATTGATGCGGGCAATGGACAGTCGTTAGTTCATTATCGCCAGACCGATGTAACGATGAAAGAGCTGTCGGATGCGACCATCCGTGCTTATGTGCAGACAGGTGAGCCTTTAGACAAGGCAGGATCATATGCCATTCAGGGCATTGGTGCTTCACTGATCGACCGCATTGAAGGATGTTATTTTAATGTGGTTGGCTTGCCGCTATCCTTGCTAAGTGATATGTTGGACGGGTTCGGCGTACATGTGTTGCCACGAACATGA
- the radC gene encoding DNA repair protein RadC, with amino-acid sequence MESPQYMMRDIPQEERPRERMMEYGAGALSHAELLAILLRTGTRQESAVHMAQRILAEAGGIRSLMDLSLEELTAMKGIGNAKAVQLKAGIELGHRIAKSRLTQSTSIRTPRDAADILIEQLRYLQKEHFVCLFLNSKNHIIAQETLSMGSLNASIVHPREVFRAAIKCSSASIVCAHNHPSGDPTPSPEDIQITKRLIEAGAIVGIDVLDHIIIGDGTYVSLKEKGLV; translated from the coding sequence ATGGAGTCGCCTCAATACATGATGCGCGACATCCCCCAGGAAGAACGCCCGAGAGAACGCATGATGGAATACGGGGCGGGCGCCCTAAGCCATGCTGAATTGCTGGCAATTTTACTTCGAACAGGCACAAGACAGGAATCCGCGGTGCATATGGCACAGCGGATTCTGGCCGAAGCGGGTGGCATTCGCTCGTTGATGGATTTGAGTCTGGAAGAACTGACCGCGATGAAAGGGATCGGCAATGCCAAGGCTGTGCAATTGAAAGCTGGCATTGAGCTGGGTCATCGGATTGCCAAGAGCAGACTCACACAGTCGACTTCAATTCGTACACCCCGTGATGCAGCTGATATCCTGATCGAACAATTGCGTTACTTGCAAAAAGAACATTTTGTGTGTCTCTTTCTGAATAGCAAAAATCATATTATTGCCCAGGAAACACTCTCCATGGGCAGCCTTAACGCTTCGATTGTACATCCACGTGAAGTGTTCCGGGCTGCCATCAAATGCAGCAGCGCATCGATTGTGTGCGCACACAACCATCCGAGTGGTGATCCTACGCCCAGTCCGGAGGATATCCAAATAACCAAGAGACTGATTGAAGCAGGCGCTATTGTTGGCATTGACGTGCTTGATCATATTATTATCGGAGATGGAACGTACGTAAGTTTGAAGGAGAAGGGCTTAGTATAA
- a CDS encoding rod shape-determining protein, with translation MFGGFTKDLGIDLGTANTLVYVRGKGIVVREPSVVAIRTDTNSIEAVGEAAKKMIGRTPGNIRAIRPMKDGVIADFDTTATMIKYFIREAQKQRSMFQRHPNVMVCVPSGITAVEQRAVEDATKQAGAREAYTIEEPFAAAIGADLPVWEPTGSMVVDIGGGTTEVAVISLGGIVTSRSVRVAGDEMDESVIQYIKRQYNLMIGERTSEQLKMDIGSAMPLEQVETMEIRGRDLVTGLPKTITITSDEISEALADTVNAIVEAVKVTLEKCPPELAADIMDRGIVLTGGGALLRNLDKLLAGETGMPVIVAENPLDCVAIGTGKALENIHLFKSRSSSAVRSKR, from the coding sequence ATGTTTGGTGGTTTTACGAAAGATTTGGGTATTGACTTGGGGACAGCAAATACGTTGGTTTATGTACGAGGAAAAGGAATTGTGGTGCGAGAACCTTCGGTTGTCGCTATACGGACAGATACAAATAGCATCGAGGCAGTAGGTGAAGCCGCCAAAAAAATGATTGGACGTACACCAGGTAACATTCGTGCCATTCGTCCAATGAAAGATGGCGTTATTGCCGATTTTGATACAACAGCAACGATGATCAAATATTTCATCCGTGAGGCGCAAAAACAACGCTCCATGTTCCAGCGTCATCCAAACGTGATGGTATGTGTACCATCCGGGATCACGGCAGTAGAACAACGTGCGGTTGAAGATGCAACCAAACAGGCTGGAGCACGTGAAGCCTATACGATTGAAGAGCCTTTTGCTGCTGCAATCGGTGCAGATCTGCCTGTATGGGAACCAACGGGTAGTATGGTTGTAGATATCGGGGGCGGTACAACGGAAGTGGCTGTTATCTCTCTTGGTGGTATTGTAACGAGCCGTTCGGTTCGTGTAGCAGGTGACGAGATGGATGAATCCGTTATCCAGTACATCAAACGCCAATACAATCTGATGATCGGTGAGCGTACATCGGAGCAATTGAAGATGGACATCGGATCAGCTATGCCATTGGAACAAGTAGAAACGATGGAAATTCGTGGACGTGACCTTGTAACAGGTCTGCCGAAGACAATTACGATTACTTCGGACGAGATCAGTGAAGCGCTGGCTGATACCGTGAATGCAATTGTTGAAGCGGTAAAAGTAACACTGGAAAAATGCCCGCCTGAACTTGCTGCCGATATCATGGATCGGGGTATCGTTCTTACAGGTGGTGGGGCTTTGCTTCGCAACCTGGACAAGCTTCTCGCTGGTGAGACAGGAATGCCTGTCATTGTGGCTGAGAACCCGCTGGATTGTGTAGCAATCGGAACAGGTAAAGCGCTAGAGAATATTCATTTGTTCAAAAGCAGAAGCAGTTCGGCAGTTCGTTCCAAACGTTAA
- the mreC gene encoding rod shape-determining protein MreC — protein MFELFKLLGNKRLFVLLVGLVTFIALMGFTLSPRTTLSWPEKFLKDSVGFVQYVFYKPASYVAGFFKDVANMRTVYDENEELRIAMGHYTRDRLKYNDMEQVNEQLQKALNFTEEQKNRYNYGSRIAQVISANSDPNSRTINIDIGENAGIKPGMAVTSQEGLVGVISHVSSYTSTVNLLTSMDANDPTSNAIAATAVGKEKVFGMIESYDPKTGMLKMTKISEDSNIKKDDEIISSGIINNFPKYMRIGEVEKVEVGEYGLTRTAIIKPYASFLDWKELIVIIPPEVKE, from the coding sequence GTGTTCGAACTGTTTAAACTGCTAGGCAACAAAAGACTTTTTGTTTTGCTGGTGGGCCTTGTTACATTTATCGCGTTAATGGGCTTTACGCTCAGTCCGCGAACCACTCTATCCTGGCCGGAGAAATTCCTGAAGGATTCAGTTGGATTTGTACAATACGTATTTTACAAGCCCGCTTCCTATGTAGCGGGCTTTTTCAAAGATGTAGCGAACATGCGTACGGTATATGATGAGAATGAAGAGCTTCGCATCGCGATGGGTCACTATACCCGGGATCGGCTGAAGTACAATGATATGGAGCAAGTGAATGAGCAACTTCAGAAAGCGCTCAATTTCACAGAAGAACAGAAGAATCGCTATAATTACGGTTCACGAATTGCTCAGGTTATCAGTGCTAATTCGGATCCAAATAGCAGAACCATTAACATTGATATCGGTGAAAATGCGGGAATCAAGCCGGGGATGGCCGTTACCTCCCAGGAAGGGCTGGTCGGCGTGATCAGTCATGTCAGCTCATATACATCAACGGTTAATCTGTTAACGTCCATGGACGCCAATGATCCGACATCCAATGCCATTGCAGCAACGGCAGTAGGTAAGGAGAAAGTGTTTGGTATGATTGAGAGCTACGATCCGAAGACGGGCATGCTCAAGATGACCAAAATCTCGGAGGATTCAAACATCAAAAAGGATGATGAGATCATCTCTTCGGGGATCATCAATAACTTTCCCAAGTATATGCGGATTGGTGAAGTGGAAAAGGTTGAAGTTGGGGAGTACGGTTTAACGCGGACTGCGATTATCAAACCATACGCAAGCTTCCTTGATTGGAAAGAACTGATTGTCATTATCCCGCCTGAGGTAAAAGAATAA
- the mreD gene encoding rod shape-determining protein MreD produces MVTRKQVLFLLLFVLFIAEGTILPLLIPSGWQMRISANLVYIVILFIAVYHHRHTALVLGIFFGLLHDVVFYGEMIGPYGFSMGLSAYMMGLIFQAPRAPLPVMVSVVILGSLLNDTMLFFLYKLFQLNHVTFDWALIEYMIPNLFIHFVFALIIYVPLRKQLERIGKRRSKTEEAS; encoded by the coding sequence ATGGTAACGCGCAAGCAAGTTTTGTTCCTGTTACTATTCGTTTTGTTCATTGCGGAAGGCACAATTTTGCCGCTGCTCATCCCTTCTGGCTGGCAGATGCGTATTTCTGCCAATCTGGTCTATATCGTAATTTTGTTTATCGCTGTATATCATCATCGACACACGGCACTAGTACTCGGTATATTTTTTGGACTATTGCATGACGTTGTATTCTACGGCGAGATGATTGGACCTTATGGATTCTCAATGGGATTATCGGCATATATGATGGGACTCATTTTTCAAGCACCGCGTGCACCACTGCCGGTTATGGTATCGGTTGTCATCTTGGGAAGTCTGCTTAATGACACCATGCTATTTTTCCTGTACAAGCTCTTCCAACTTAACCACGTGACCTTTGACTGGGCGTTGATTGAATACATGATTCCTAATTTGTTCATTCATTTTGTGTTTGCCTTGATCATTTATGTCCCGCTTCGGAAACAACTGGAGCGGATCGGCAAGAGACGGAGCAAGACAGAAGAAGCTTCCTAA
- the minC gene encoding septum site-determining protein MinC translates to MTVKSNHVTIKGIRDGLVFLLDDQCEFEELLYELRYKLEHSHQNILTGPIVHVDIKLGAREVTEDQKESILDILKQKGNLLIRSIDSPALQPEVKGPPPIVTMCGMVRSGQVLHHEGNLLFLGDINPGGTVTCTGDIYVLGSLRGMAHAGIGGDEEAIIAASVFAPTQLRIADIISRPPDEWESRETGMEFAYLQDNQMQIDKMSNIVRLRRDFNVFKGV, encoded by the coding sequence ATGACGGTAAAATCGAATCACGTAACGATTAAAGGCATCCGAGACGGCCTGGTTTTCCTGTTGGACGATCAATGTGAATTCGAGGAATTGCTCTATGAGCTCCGCTATAAGCTGGAACACAGCCATCAAAATATTTTGACCGGACCGATTGTTCATGTGGATATCAAGTTGGGTGCCCGCGAAGTGACAGAGGACCAGAAAGAATCAATCCTCGATATATTGAAGCAAAAAGGGAATCTGCTTATTCGATCCATCGACTCACCTGCACTCCAACCGGAGGTTAAAGGACCGCCGCCGATTGTAACCATGTGTGGTATGGTGCGTTCAGGTCAGGTGCTTCATCATGAAGGAAATCTCCTGTTTCTTGGGGATATCAATCCGGGGGGCACAGTGACGTGTACCGGAGATATATATGTGTTGGGTTCACTCAGAGGTATGGCTCATGCCGGAATTGGCGGGGACGAGGAAGCGATCATTGCCGCTTCGGTATTTGCACCGACGCAGCTACGGATTGCGGATATCATCAGTCGTCCTCCCGATGAATGGGAGAGCCGAGAGACCGGAATGGAATTTGCTTACTTACAGGACAATCAGATGCAGATAGACAAAATGAGCAATATCGTTCGGTTACGCCGAGATTTTAATGTGTTTAAAGGAGTGTAG
- the minD gene encoding septum site-determining protein MinD — translation MGEAIVITSGKGGVGKTTTSANIGTALALLGKKVCLVDTDIGLRNLDVVMGLENRIIYDLCDVADGRCRLNQALVKDKRFEELYMLPAAQTRDKNSVSPEQVKDIILELKKDFEYVIIDCPAGIEQGFKNAVAGADQAIVVTTPENAAVRDADRVIGLLESSHIQSPKLVVNRIRNNMVKSGDMLDIDGILQVLNIDLIGIVPDDELVIKAANSGEPTVMNPDSLAAIAYRNIARRILGDTVPLMQLEQKKGAFTRFKKFFGMG, via the coding sequence ATGGGAGAGGCGATCGTGATCACTTCGGGTAAAGGCGGCGTGGGTAAAACAACCACCTCGGCAAACATCGGGACAGCGCTGGCGTTGCTCGGCAAAAAGGTTTGTCTGGTAGATACCGATATCGGCCTTCGTAATTTGGATGTCGTGATGGGACTCGAAAACCGTATTATTTACGATCTGTGCGACGTTGCAGACGGCCGCTGCCGTCTGAATCAGGCTTTGGTCAAAGACAAGCGTTTCGAAGAATTATACATGTTGCCTGCTGCGCAGACGAGAGACAAAAACTCAGTATCGCCAGAACAGGTCAAGGATATTATCCTTGAATTGAAAAAAGATTTTGAATACGTCATTATTGATTGCCCAGCCGGCATAGAGCAGGGTTTCAAAAATGCGGTAGCAGGAGCAGATCAGGCCATCGTGGTCACTACACCGGAAAATGCTGCAGTGCGTGATGCGGATCGTGTCATCGGCCTGCTGGAGAGTTCACACATTCAATCACCAAAGCTGGTGGTGAATCGAATTCGCAATAATATGGTTAAATCGGGTGACATGTTAGATATCGATGGTATTTTACAAGTACTTAATATTGACCTGATTGGCATCGTGCCTGATGATGAACTGGTCATCAAAGCTGCCAATTCAGGAGAACCTACGGTCATGAATCCGGATTCACTTGCGGCGATTGCCTATCGAAATATCGCACGACGCATTCTGGGAGATACGGTCCCATTGATGCAGCTGGAGCAGAAAAAGGGCGCTTTTACTCGTTTCAAAAAGTTCTTCGGAATGGGTTAA
- a CDS encoding M23 family metallopeptidase → MNTKLRIKQRREERIRRLMDGATVEVLQEQKLGSLLDKNEIIHTKPFTPSEGIQERDPEWLWKKENGHFVPGGHSRFNLFKSLLKRMVISALIFGGVWGLFQLDTSWTTSPKTVIADALHRDMDFASAAAWYERHFGGTPSFLPVLGHTTDAVNGLKVRQLLGKPISGTVVQPFALSMKGIEIVPDAAGAELIQVASSDAGRVMEVIGDAASGFTVVIQHTGNVTAIYGRLNESEVSVNDWVEAGNPVGSLKATGGEQPATLYFAVKEGEEYVDPAEVVALD, encoded by the coding sequence ATGAACACGAAACTCAGAATCAAGCAGAGACGAGAAGAACGCATCCGGCGACTGATGGATGGTGCCACTGTGGAGGTCTTACAGGAGCAGAAATTAGGTTCACTGTTGGACAAGAATGAGATCATACACACAAAACCATTTACGCCTAGTGAGGGGATACAGGAAAGAGATCCGGAATGGTTGTGGAAAAAAGAGAATGGTCATTTCGTTCCAGGGGGGCATTCGAGATTCAACCTGTTCAAGTCACTTCTCAAACGGATGGTCATTAGCGCTTTGATATTTGGCGGAGTATGGGGTCTGTTTCAGTTGGATACATCGTGGACGACATCACCCAAAACAGTAATTGCGGATGCACTCCATCGGGATATGGATTTTGCCTCAGCAGCGGCTTGGTATGAACGGCATTTTGGAGGAACGCCTTCATTTCTTCCGGTCCTTGGACATACGACGGATGCCGTGAACGGATTGAAAGTAAGGCAGTTACTGGGCAAACCGATCTCAGGCACAGTGGTTCAGCCATTCGCGCTGAGCATGAAGGGAATTGAGATCGTTCCGGATGCCGCAGGTGCAGAACTTATACAGGTCGCAAGTTCTGATGCTGGGCGTGTCATGGAGGTTATCGGCGATGCAGCAAGTGGATTCACAGTTGTCATCCAGCATACAGGCAATGTGACGGCAATATACGGTCGGCTGAACGAAAGTGAAGTGAGCGTGAATGATTGGGTGGAAGCGGGGAATCCAGTGGGGAGTCTCAAGGCTACGGGTGGTGAACAACCGGCCACGCTCTATTTTGCAGTCAAAGAGGGGGAGGAGTACGTAGACCCGGCGGAAGTTGTTGCCCTTGATTAG
- a CDS encoding M50 family metallopeptidase: protein MIRVWGVRITFHPFFVIIMMASLLTGHFIELITLFAIVFIHECGHAAAAALLGYRVLSIQMLPFGGVAVIEDGGTITAYREIMIALAGPLQNILMVGVVLLLQYGNLSDPVFLNYIIQGNLLIALFNLLPVLPLDGGKIVQALVSLWAPYYTTLMWTYRISILCSVGVILYAISRWFTGDYGLPLNILLIGLFLFYSNVTDYRNVPYRFIRFLMNREGAFARHAATGSLAQPIISFPAKPLDTILRLLKRERYHMVYVMNRQGRIMAVLPEQRIIGSYFQQNGDKL, encoded by the coding sequence TTGATTAGGGTGTGGGGAGTCCGTATTACGTTTCATCCGTTTTTTGTAATTATCATGATGGCCTCCCTTCTGACTGGACATTTTATTGAACTTATTACGTTGTTTGCCATCGTATTCATTCATGAATGTGGACATGCTGCTGCGGCGGCACTTCTGGGCTATCGTGTCTTGTCGATCCAGATGCTTCCTTTTGGAGGAGTAGCGGTTATCGAAGATGGAGGTACGATCACGGCCTACCGGGAAATCATGATTGCTCTAGCTGGTCCATTACAAAACATCCTGATGGTTGGTGTAGTTTTGCTGTTGCAGTATGGCAATCTGAGCGATCCGGTTTTTCTCAACTATATCATTCAGGGGAACCTGCTCATTGCTCTATTTAATCTGCTGCCTGTACTTCCTCTGGACGGAGGTAAAATTGTTCAGGCACTTGTCAGTCTGTGGGCACCCTACTATACAACATTAATGTGGACTTACAGAATTAGCATTCTGTGTAGCGTAGGGGTTATTTTATATGCTATCAGCCGATGGTTTACTGGAGACTACGGCCTACCGCTCAACATTCTGTTAATCGGCCTTTTTTTGTTCTATTCCAACGTAACGGATTACCGAAATGTGCCCTATCGCTTCATCCGTTTTCTGATGAATCGGGAAGGCGCGTTCGCTCGTCACGCGGCTACTGGCAGTTTGGCGCAGCCAATAATCTCATTTCCGGCGAAACCTTTGGACACTATTTTGCGTCTATTAAAGAGAGAAAGATATCATATGGTATACGTGATGAACAGACAGGGGCGAATTATGGCCGTCTTGCCTGAGCAACGGATAATCGGTTCCTATTTTCAACAAAATGGTGATAAATTGTAG
- a CDS encoding Rne/Rng family ribonuclease, giving the protein MKQMIVHNEHNLMQMALLEEGKAVEFTAERTRERGLLGSFFKGRVVNVLPGMQAAFVDIGQKKNAFLYVDDVLHPHLEKQPKVKPSISELLRPGQEVIVQVLKEPVGGKGARVTTHYSLPGRWLVYMPVADYVAVSKKIAREGDRSRLKALGEQLRRDEEGLIIRTVSGEEQHEAIKSDLETLRAQWYLIREKADSLPSPSLLHRDHSMVQRIIRDVYTPGSDEVITDSEGQAREVKALLEEISPGHQPKVQVYRGTESIFAAYGVQEQLNKDFARKVWLPGGGYIVIDHTEALTVVDVNTGKYTGAGGDSLEETVTETNIQAAVEIARLMRLRDIGGMIIVDFIDMEEDSNRHEVAATLEGELKKDRTKAFVMGWTKLGLLELTRKKVREESTLPYVEPCSSCHGTGKRYISPLH; this is encoded by the coding sequence ATGAAACAAATGATAGTACATAATGAACATAACCTCATGCAAATGGCGCTTCTGGAAGAAGGCAAAGCTGTGGAATTTACGGCAGAGCGTACACGCGAGCGTGGACTGCTGGGTTCCTTTTTCAAGGGACGGGTCGTGAATGTGTTACCAGGTATGCAAGCTGCTTTTGTGGATATTGGTCAGAAAAAGAATGCTTTTCTCTATGTGGACGATGTGTTGCATCCCCATCTGGAGAAACAGCCCAAGGTGAAGCCTTCCATCTCGGAGTTGCTTCGTCCGGGTCAGGAAGTCATTGTTCAGGTGCTGAAAGAACCGGTAGGAGGCAAAGGAGCCCGGGTGACGACTCATTATTCACTCCCGGGCCGTTGGCTTGTCTACATGCCTGTTGCTGACTATGTAGCCGTATCCAAGAAAATTGCCCGTGAAGGGGACCGATCCCGTCTTAAGGCACTTGGGGAGCAACTGAGGCGAGATGAAGAAGGACTTATTATTCGGACCGTATCTGGAGAAGAGCAACATGAAGCCATTAAGTCGGACTTGGAAACATTACGCGCACAGTGGTATCTGATTCGTGAAAAAGCGGACAGTTTGCCTTCACCAAGCCTCTTGCATCGGGATCATAGCATGGTACAGCGAATCATCAGAGATGTGTATACGCCAGGGAGTGACGAAGTCATCACTGATAGTGAAGGACAAGCCCGTGAGGTAAAAGCATTGCTGGAAGAGATTAGTCCTGGTCATCAACCCAAAGTACAGGTGTATCGGGGAACAGAATCCATCTTTGCTGCCTATGGTGTGCAGGAACAGTTGAATAAGGATTTTGCCCGGAAAGTGTGGTTGCCCGGAGGCGGATACATTGTCATTGATCATACCGAAGCTCTGACGGTAGTGGATGTGAACACAGGCAAATATACGGGAGCTGGCGGTGACAGTCTGGAAGAGACCGTGACAGAGACCAACATACAGGCAGCAGTGGAGATTGCCCGTCTAATGCGCCTACGAGATATCGGTGGCATGATTATTGTCGACTTCATTGATATGGAGGAAGACTCGAATCGGCATGAAGTCGCGGCAACCTTGGAGGGTGAGCTCAAGAAGGATCGGACCAAAGCGTTTGTAATGGGTTGGACCAAACTGGGCTTGCTCGAACTTACCCGTAAGAAAGTGCGGGAAGAAAGTACGCTGCCCTATGTGGAGCCGTGTTCTTCCTGCCATGGTACGGGAAAAAGATATATTTCACCTTTGCATTGA
- the rplU gene encoding 50S ribosomal protein L21 produces the protein MYAIIETGGKQYKVQEGDVLFIEKLTANDGESVTFDRVLAVSNDQGLTAGTPLISGATVTAKVEKHGKGQKVIVYKYKPKKNYHVKQGHRQPYTKVTIETIKA, from the coding sequence ATGTACGCAATTATTGAAACAGGCGGCAAACAGTACAAAGTCCAAGAGGGCGATGTTCTGTTCATCGAGAAATTAACTGCGAACGATGGCGAAAGCGTAACGTTCGACCGTGTCCTGGCTGTATCTAACGATCAAGGTTTGACAGCAGGTACACCATTGATTTCCGGAGCTACTGTAACGGCTAAAGTGGAGAAACATGGCAAAGGACAAAAGGTTATCGTATACAAATACAAACCTAAAAAGAACTACCATGTGAAGCAAGGTCACCGTCAACCGTACACTAAAGTAACTATCGAAACAATCAAAGCGTAA
- a CDS encoding ribosomal-processing cysteine protease Prp: MIIVQIFRDEDGNIERFSIEGHANFAKRGEDIVCAGVSAVTVGTVNSIETLTGVEMDAKMKNGFLSGSLPLLERGETWSQVQLLLESMVVMLSNIAESYGKYIKIQQFK, encoded by the coding sequence GTGATTATCGTTCAAATCTTTCGTGATGAGGACGGGAACATCGAACGTTTTTCCATCGAAGGGCATGCTAATTTTGCCAAGCGGGGAGAAGACATCGTATGTGCCGGGGTATCCGCTGTTACAGTGGGTACGGTGAACTCGATTGAAACATTGACCGGTGTCGAAATGGATGCCAAGATGAAGAATGGCTTTTTAAGCGGTTCTTTACCTTTGTTAGAGAGAGGGGAAACCTGGTCCCAGGTACAATTGTTACTCGAATCCATGGTGGTTATGCTCTCTAATATTGCAGAGTCATACGGGAAGTATATTAAAATACAGCAATTCAAATAA